DNA from Eucalyptus grandis isolate ANBG69807.140 chromosome 5, ASM1654582v1, whole genome shotgun sequence:
GCTCAAGCCCCTCTCGGATCTGGACGACCAGGAGGGGCTTCGCTTTCAGAttcccttccttttcttctatCCCAACAGCCCCCCAATAAGAGGCCGAGAAGACCCGGCGAGAGTCGTCAAGGAAGCGCTCGGGAAGGCGCTCGTGTACTACTACCCGTTGGCCGGGCGTATCCAGGAAGGGCCGAACCGCAAGCTCGCAGTGGACTGCACCGGCGAGGGATCCTGTTCGTCGAGGCCGACGCCGACGTCAGCCTCGAGGAGCTCGGTGACTCCATGAGGCCGCCGTGCGGCTTCGTGGACGAGGTGTTGTGCGATGAGGCCGCGTCCGGCGGCATCATTGGGTGCCCTCTGTTGTTGGTTCAGGTTATCAACTGCAATGACATAGAGAAATGCCCTCCTGCTCTGAATAATCAACCTGCTGTAACTTCTGTGGTTTCTTACTGAGTTCCTTCCGAATTGTAGGTGACCCGTTTGAAATGCGGGGGCTTCATCCTCGGAATCCGGCTCAATCATGCCATTAGCGATTCTCTCGGCCTCAGACAATTCCTGAAGGCGGCCGCAGAACTCGCAAGAGGCGCACACGTGCCGTCTTGGCTACCTGTTTGGCAAAGAGAAATCCTCTGCGCTCGAGACCCGCCACGAGCGACGTGCAGGCACCCTGAGTTCGAGGATGCGGTCGACGACGCCAGAAGCGCTGCCGTGACCTTGGACGCCAAGAACCTGGTACACAGATCCTTCTTTTTCGGCCCGCGAGAAGTGGCGTCAATCAAGAAAGGCCTCCCTCACCACCTGGTCTCGAGATCCTCCACCTACGAGTTACTTACGGCATGCCTGTGGAAGTGCCGCACCATCGCCCTCGAGATCGAGCCGGACGATGCCGTCCGCCTAACGTCCATGATTAATGCGCGAGGCAAGCAAGGCCTCGGTGTGCCTCGTGGTTATTACGGGAACACATCGGTGTATGCAACGGTGCTTTCGAAGGCGGGTCATCTGTGCAACAGTCCGCTGGGATACGCGGTTGAGTTAGTGAAGAAAGCGAAAGAAATGGTGAGCGAAGAATATGTGAGGTCCTCCATTGACGTCTTAGTCCTTAAGGGACGGCCGAAGTACACGACCGTTTGGAACTACCTGGTGGCCGACGCAACCAAGGTCGGGTTCGAAGAGGCCGACTTCGGGTGGGGGAAGCCGGCTTATGGCGGGGTTGCAGGCGCACTTCCATTGATAAGCTTTTACGTGAAGTACAGAACGAGGAAGGGGAGGAAGGAATTGTGGTGCCGATAATGTTGCCGGAGAGAGCAATGCGAAGGTTTCAAGAAGAGCTTGCAAAGATGACGGATGAAGGGAGGGAGGGTAATGATCGTTATGGCGTAGATTCAACTACAATTAGATCGAATCTCTAGAAGGATAATTAATCATAGATTCTCTAAAGTTTCTCAGTCCTATAGGACAATGCTTGAATTATTGAATGGAGca
Protein-coding regions in this window:
- the LOC104446192 gene encoding LOW QUALITY PROTEIN: alcohol acyl transferase 1 allele GSd (The sequence of the model RefSeq protein was modified relative to this genomic sequence to represent the inferred CDS: inserted 1 base in 1 codon); the protein is MASLPPSSPALLSVNRQKPELISPSQVTPRELKPLSDLDDQEGLRFQIPFLFFYPNSPPIRGREDPARVVKEALGKALVYYYPLAGRIQEGPNRKLAVDCTGEGXLFVEADADVSLEELGDSMRPPCGFVDEVLCDEAASGGIIGCPLLLVQVTRLKCGGFILGIRLNHAISDSLGLRQFLKAAAELARGAHVPSWLPVWQREILCARDPPRATCRHPEFEDAVDDARSAAVTLDAKNLVHRSFFFGPREVASIKKGLPHHLVSRSSTYELLTACLWKCRTIALEIEPDDAVRLTSMINARGKQGLGVPRGYYGNTSVYATVLSKAGHLCNSPLGYAVELVKKAKEMVSEEYVRSSIDVLVLKGRPKYTTVWNYLVADATKVGFEEADFGWGKPAYGGVAGALPLISFYVKYRTRKGRKELWCR